DNA from Trueperaceae bacterium:
TGTTGGTACGAAGCTCGTGGCTTCAAGGGCGGCGGTGAGTTCCGTGTCGCTGTACCGGTCGTCCGTCGTGTCCCGCAACCAAAACCGCGTCCAGGCAAGCCCCCACGAGCCTGCATTGAGGTTCGTGGGGGTCAAGTCATTCTCGTTGTACGGCATGCTTCACCCCTTTCGCGGGGGTGTGCCTTACGACTGGTCCGCAGCGATCGTGCCGAGCGCGGCCGGCTCCACAACCTTCGCGCCGTACGCCAGGCGCCCACGCACGGCGTCCTCGAATCGACCTTCGCGACGCAGCGCCTCCGGCTCACCCAGGAGCTGGCGGGCGTACGTCATGCTGTCGCTCGTGCCGTACAGGCAGTAATACAGGTCCGTCGTGCTGGCGTCCTCCGACAGGTTGTTACTGACGAGGATATCCATGCCGGCCACCTGACCGACAGCGCCGGTCGTGACGACCTGATCCCCGAGGTCGCTGGCCTTAATGAACTTGTCGTTCTTCAGGAGGTCCGCGTACACCTCCGGCGTAACGATCGCCCAGCGGCCCTGCCGCGGCACGTTGCCTTTGTCGAGGTTCAGGGCGGCCGCAACGAACGCGTCGTACGCGTCGTCCGTACCGACATCCAGGTCCACCTGGCCGGCCGTACCGTCACTGTAGATGCTGCCGAGGTACGCGTCGATGTCTTCCGCAATGGCGACGGCAGCACGCTGCGTGTAGGTATCCACCAGGTTCACGTTCGCCTGGACGCTGTCGAGGTCATCGACGGTGAACGCGAAGTACTTGTCTTGGTCCACCTGCAGGGTGCGGGTGGTGCTGGTGGGGTCCTCGTACGAAATGTCGGCGCTGGCCGGGTAATCGTTAATCGTGAGGCTGCCCGGCTTCTGGATCTTGACGCGATCCCCAACGTTCCGGATTTCACCTTCGTAGTTCGTGTTCGCACCGAGCGTAATGACGGTGGCCTTGTCGAGGTTCGCGAGGAGGCGCGCACTCCACAGTTGCGGAATGAAGTTCGAGATAGCCATGCTTTACTCCTTCATGCTGGAGACGATGGTCTCCCATTGGGCGTTAATTTCTTCGGGCGTGAGGTCCGCAAGCCGCTCCATGTTGATGCCCTTCGCGGGGGCCGGCGCGCCCTG
Protein-coding regions in this window:
- a CDS encoding P22 phage major capsid protein family protein, which encodes MAISNFIPQLWSARLLANLDKATVITLGANTNYEGEIRNVGDRVKIQKPGSLTINDYPASADISYEDPTSTTRTLQVDQDKYFAFTVDDLDSVQANVNLVDTYTQRAAVAIAEDIDAYLGSIYSDGTAGQVDLDVGTDDAYDAFVAAALNLDKGNVPRQGRWAIVTPEVYADLLKNDKFIKASDLGDQVVTTGAVGQVAGMDILVSNNLSEDASTTDLYYCLYGTSDSMTYARQLLGEPEALRREGRFEDAVRGRLAYGAKVVEPAALGTIAADQS